The genomic window ACGTTTGCCGCAGAACATTCATCTGCTGCTGGTGGTACACACTGTGCATGCAAAATCTTGGATTTGACTACTAATGATGCAACTAATATTATAAATACACTCCGCCGCACGTTGTCAGATTTAAAATATGGTTAGAAAATGATCAGTTATAAAAAAATATCCTACAATAGTATAAATTAATTTTGCTGGTATAACAAAATTATTCATGATTTTATATATTCGTTTTATAGTTAGTTCTGTAAAGTGAAAACAATTTATCAAATAGACCTACCTTATCACTGAAAATTTTTTGAACAAAATTCCTCTATTCGTTTTTATCTTCATATAGTAGATACCTGGCACTAGTTGACCAATGTTAAGTTGGATAGTATAAGGATTTGAATGAACTAAATTTAATTTATTTGCATTCAATACCGGCAAGCCTTGTTGATTGAATATTTGCAATTCTTCTATTTTCAAGTCTAGCGGGTAAAATAGATAAATTGCCTGATTTGCAGGATTCGGAATGAGTTGAATGGATGTTTTTTGTTTTTCTATTTCATTAAATCCAACAATGTCATCTTCATTTATTGAATCGCATAACACTTGAATACATTCTTTATAAATTTTACCATATTTTATTCGGACTATTCGATCTACACAATAGTCATTATTACCGGTCACTTCTAAAGTATCTGTTAGGCTAAGTGTAATACCTGGATTGGATTTGAGGTACCATCTGTAATTAAACTCATATTTGATCAATGTGTCATTGCCACAGTAGTGGGTTGTATCCACCGTTTGGACATGCATTATTTTTTTTCCATACCTTAATTCACCTTTGATGGTGCTTTGAAATTCAGGGTAAATAGCAAATAAATGATAGCTGGAATCACAGGCCCATTCTTTCGAGCTTTTTGGTAATTTTACCAATACAGGATTTGCGCAGGATTTATAATATGTTTTTGTAATGGTATCTTGATAGTAATCAGAATTCGTGCAAGCTATGTAATAAACGGTATCAGTGAGAGGTGTCGGCAGGGTAAGAAATTGGACTATAGAATCATATTTACAGCAGTTAGCCTCAATAAAAGTTGCTTTAAAATCTCCTGCCTTGTCAACAGTTACGCCCTGCCATTCAAAAGGAAACCTATCTATGCAAATGGACCTGTCCGGTCCTCTGTACTCAATTCTTGGGTTAATTAATATGGTTTTGCATGTGGGACCTGATTGATTACATATGCTGCTTTTATTTCCATCTCCTACGTATGCATTTACGCAAAGAGTATAGCTTCCTGGTCCCCATTCATCATCTAAAGTTAATTCTCTTGCATTATTTCCGACGACCTTACCGTCCCATGTCCATTCAAAGAAGTGGGGACAATTATCTGATAATTCATGAACGGACCACGTTGTATTGCAAAAGCCTTCGCATATATTTCCTGTGCCAATAATATCGCCTAAAGCTGAAAGTTGAGGCGAATCTCCTCCTGTGATGTTCAAACAAAAATCGCATACTTCTCCGCTACAACCATCAATAAAAAAATAATATTTTTTGCATGCTTCTAAGTTTGCACTAATTTCTAATGTACCTGAAGGCCCGCTGCAGAACGGATTACATGCCAATTCTTCTCCGCAATTACAATCTCCCCAAATACCAAATTGTAGTCCCTGATTGTTGGTACAGTTGTTTATAGATATGGAAATCTTAATTTCTCCACCTGAGGTCACAAATGCCCACCAACTTGTGTTATGTGGAGCTCCTCCTGCATTACATAAAGCATTTCTACCACAGGGATAGTCGTCAGGGTTTTCGACTTGAATGTTTTGACAACAATAACTATTGAGTTCTTGCAGAGAACACAATACTGTGGCTTTTTCACAACTGCTAGCAGAAATTGGGTCACATTGTGCATGAAGATGATTCGTTGAAAATAATAATTGAATCAGGTACAAATAAATTACGTATTTCATATACTGTGATATTAATGGTTTCCAAAGTATTGGTCAATAGTCAGATATTGTGAATCGGATCTATCTTCCATTCTTTTAGGTGCATTTTCCGAAAATTGAAAATAAAGCCTAACTTAAGGATAAAGTCAAATGCCTTACCACAAATATAGTTATATATTCGAATTATTTATTTATTTTAAACATTATTTATAAGCTAAAATTCAAATAATCCATTGCCTTCTCAAAAGATCATGACAAATAGATTGATAGTTGTTAAGTTGGGGGGGGTTATTTGAATTCACTTTTGACAAACGATTTGATGATGTCTCCTTTATTGGTATGTAAGACCAAATAGTATGCACCATTATTCAGTCCGGATATATCAGCAGTATAGTTTGATTTGTTTTTAAGTTGTAATTGAAGGAGTTTTGAGCCATCATTTTTTAAGATTTCCAGGTATTGGATTAGTATGTAATCAGGGACACTGATATGTAGCGTATTCTCAGCCGGATTTGGAAATAAAATTGTTTTTGAAGCGAGATTTTGTTGAAAGGAATTTGTCAATTGATCTTCGTCAAGATTTTCGCAGAAGCTGAAGGTGCAAGAATCTTCAATTGTCCCAAATGTGATATAGACGCTTAGCTGGAAGCAATAATCAGCTTTTGATTTTGTCTGTAAGAAAGTATCGGTACCCAGTATTTTGTTGCTGTCCTGCTTTGTAAACCATTTATATGAGTATTGTCTTACCATTCGTTTTTCATTTCCACAGTAATGGCCGGTGTCGAGTACATGAGCAGTATATAATCTGTTTTTATTTGTGGTGTCAAATTCAAAAACTACATCATATCCGGGATTGATTGCGAATAATTTATATGAAGAATCACAGCGATACGGAGAAGTTGAATTTGGCAATTTCACTATTGCATAGTTATTACAGCCACTGAATCGCTTATGAGTTGTAGGATCTATATAGGTATCCCCGGGATCGCAA from Saprospiraceae bacterium includes these protein-coding regions:
- a CDS encoding T9SS type A sorting domain-containing protein, with protein sequence MKYVIYLYLIQLLFSTNHLHAQCDPISASSCEKATVLCSLQELNSYCCQNIQVENPDDYPCGRNALCNAGGAPHNTSWWAFVTSGGEIKISISINNCTNNQGLQFGIWGDCNCGEELACNPFCSGPSGTLEISANLEACKKYYFFIDGCSGEVCDFCLNITGGDSPQLSALGDIIGTGNICEGFCNTTWSVHELSDNCPHFFEWTWDGKVVGNNARELTLDDEWGPGSYTLCVNAYVGDGNKSSICNQSGPTCKTILINPRIEYRGPDRSICIDRFPFEWQGVTVDKAGDFKATFIEANCCKYDSIVQFLTLPTPLTDTVYYIACTNSDYYQDTITKTYYKSCANPVLVKLPKSSKEWACDSSYHLFAIYPEFQSTIKGELRYGKKIMHVQTVDTTHYCGNDTLIKYEFNYRWYLKSNPGITLSLTDTLEVTGNNDYCVDRIVRIKYGKIYKECIQVLCDSINEDDIVGFNEIEKQKTSIQLIPNPANQAIYLFYPLDLKIEELQIFNQQGLPVLNANKLNLVHSNPYTIQLNIGQLVPGIYYMKIKTNRGILFKKFSVIR